The Psychrobacter raelei genome contains the following window.
CAATTTCAAAGGCCAGCTCCTTGGATTCTAATACGTTCATACCACCGAACAACACAAAAGGCTGATCATTGCCAATGGTCATGTCGTTTAACTGAAGATGCGATTGTGCTTGAGTTAATGCCGTCATAAGGGACTCTTTTTATTTTATGAAAGGGACGAATAAAGGGTTGTTACCAAGCTGCATGGTATCCCCATAGCGTAGGTTACCCATAGCGTAGCAAATACAAACCTTGAATACAAAAAGGGTGATAAAATTAAGTTTGACTTCCTCCCCTCGCTCAACCGAGGGGATTCCTACAGCTAGACGGTCAAGCCCGACCGCAAGGATGTTCTTAGCAGCATTGATATCTCTATCATGCCATGTGCCACACTCAGCACACCTCCATCCTCTTATTCCAAGACCTGCTCTACCTTTTGGACTACTGTCACTTATTTTGTGGCAGCACGAGCAGGTCTGGGTAGTGTAACTCTCATTTACCATCTCAAGCTGACAACCTGCATGCTTGCATTTGTATTCCAGTTGTCTTTTGAGTTCAAACCATCCTGCATCGTATGTTGATTTAGCTAGGTTGGTCATCGAATTGGTAAATGAGCGTGATTTAATATCACCAACCACAATTAAGGCATTATCCTTAACTAATTGGGTGGTGAATTTGTGTATTGCATCTAATCTTGAGTTTTTAATTTTGGCGTGTATTGCCTTTACCCGGCTTTTATTGTTTGCACGCTGGGCGACTGCTAATTTATTCGCCCATTTTTGAGTTTGTTTAGTTGTCAGCTTATCACCGTTTGATGTGGTAGCAGATTCCTTTAAGCCTAAGTCAATACCAACGCTGCCTTTGCCACTTGCTTGTCTAGGAAAATCTTTGACGGTAATACAGGCATACCAACGATTACGGCTGTCTTGCACTATCTCAAGCGTATTGATTTGATACAAAGACAAATTGTAGCTATCGAATACGTCTATGATAAGCTTTTGACCTTTACAGAGCGATAGCTGTATGGTTGATTTCAGTGCTTTTTTACCTGTTTGCCTTGTACTTAGGTATTTGATAGCAGACTTTTTAAAGGGTATCCAACCTAAGCTTTTTCGTTTGGCATCAGGACGATTGGTTCGCCAATTAAGTTTGGCTTTTTTAAACTGTTTACGAGATTTGGCATGAGTTTCGTTGATGGCTTGCAAAGTTTGCGAGTGCAATCCTAAATACTCACCACTGCCTTTGGTGTATTGGCTTAAATCATAGGCTGAAAAGTACTTACCTGTGCGTCTTAAATGCTCAAAGCTTAACGCATTAACATAGTTCCACGCATAGTTAACACTCCCAGCTAGTTTGTTTAGCTGGTTTGCATGTTTGTCTTTGATGCGTAGCTTGAGTGTTTTCATAGGGTTAGTATGGCGAGGTTAATTTTAACTTGCAATACTTTAAATACTGATCACGACAGTGTGTGTCGCCTTATATCCACCCCCTGAAGTGGGTGGTTTTACGGCGACCGGTGATAAAATACCTGCCAATAAAAAAGAGGTCGGGATAACCAAACCTCTTTTTTTATATAACGCTTAGAGCCTCACTGTCAGCTATAGCCAGCTTGGCGCTACCTTAGATATTTTGATGGTCAATGGCTGCTTTTACAAAGCTTGCAAACAAAGGATGACCTTCGCGTGGCGAGCTGGTAAATTCTGGGTGGAATTGCACCCCGATAAACCAAGGATGATCCGCAATCTCTACCGACTCGACCAAATGCTGCTTGGCAGAATAACCTGAGATGCTCATACCTGCCTGCTCTAACGGCTCAATATATCGATTATTCATCTCATAGCGATGGCGATGACGCTCAGTAATTAACTTAGCACCATAGATTTGATGTAGCTTTGAACCCTCTACCAACTCAGCTTTTTGGCTACCCAAACGCATGGTACCCCCTAAGTCTGAATCATCAGTGCGAACTTGCAACTCACCTTTTTCATCCAACCACTCAGTGATTAAACCAATAATAGGCTCAGCCGCTTTACGATTAAACTCTGTAGAATCCGCCGCTAGACCAAGCACATTGGTGGCATATTCGATAACCGCCAACTGCATACCCAGACAGATGCCCAAATAAGGCACTTTGTTCTCACGAGCAAATTTAATAGCGCGCATTTTACCCAATTTGCCACGCTCACCAAAGCCGCCTGGTACTAAGATAGAATCTGCTTGCTCCAAACGTGCTAACAGGCTGTCATCCGTCTCTAAGGCTTCGGCATCTACATAATCAATCTCAACTTGGGTTTTGTGAGTGATACCTGCATGCAATAAAGCTTCGTTAATTGACTTATAAGCATCTGGTAATTCAACATATTTACCAACGATGGCAACCGTCACTTTGCCTTGGGCATTTAGCAGACCATCTACTACCTTATCCCAATCTGACAAATCAGCTTCTGGCGCATCAATACCAAAGCGCTCACAAATGATGTCATCTAAATCTTGCTCATATAAGGTGCGAGGAATCTGATAAATGGTGTCGGCATCTTCACAAGTAATGACCGCGCGCTCTTCTACATTGGTAAATAGTGCAATCTTGCGACGGTTTTCTTCACCAATCGCATGTTCAGAGCGGCAAATCAACACATCAGGCTGCAAGCCAATTGAACGCAGCTCTTTTACTGAATGCTGAGTGGGCTTAGTCTTGGTTTCACCAGCACTTGAGATATAAGGCACTAACGTTAGGTGCATAAGCATAGCACGGTTGCGACCTAACTCTACTTGCATCTGACGTACCGCTTCCATGAAAGGTAGCGACTCAATATCACCCACAGTACCGCCAATCTCGATAATGGCAATATCATGGCCTTCACCACTGGCATGAATGCGGTGTTTAATCTCATCAGTAATATGCGGAATAACCTGTACAGTACCGCCTAGGTAGTCACCACGGCGTTCTTTATTTAATACGGTTTGGTAGATACGGCCACTGGTAAAGTTATTGGTTTTACTCATTTTTGAGTGGCGTAAAAAGCGCTCGTAATACCCTAGGTCTAAATCAGTCTCAGCCCCATCTTCAGTAACGAATACTTCACCGTGCTGAAACGGGCTCATGGTGCCTGGATCAACGTTGATGTACGGATCCATTTTGGTCATGGTTACTTTTAAACCACGTGCTTCCAAAACGGCCGCTAAAGAGGCTGCGGTAATACCTTTACCTAGTGAGGACACAACCCCACCAGTCACAAATATAAATTTAGTCATAAGAATCAGTCGGCAGTTGGTAAAAGGAGATTTTACTAAATTTGAGGGCGAATTTATAGGGTTGACTTTGTATTTAGTTTACGCTTAGAGCGATTTGACCCTATCCAGCATCAGCTTTTTATTATTCAAATAGAAGCAGCTGTCTATATGGGGGCTTATTGTTATAGCACAATGGGACAGCTCAGCTTTATCTATTTATAATGCTGAATCTCTCATAAGACGTCGCCTTTGATGATAAGCTCTGGCCACTAAGCTCAACACCACACAACAAAAAAACTCACCCCCGAAAGGATGAGCTTTTTGAGAATAAGATTCTAATTTACATTAGAATTTGTATTCTAGACCGCCACCAACTGCGAATACTTTACCATCTACATTGTCATAATCGGCATCGTTTTGACCGATATAAGCATGAGCAATCATGTTTTTCTGATAGTAGTATTTACCACCCACAACGATTTGATCTGAATCAAATCCGTTTTGACCGTAAAGGTTAGAGGTGTTGTTATACTGTGCATAGATAGTTGCTGGCTTAGCAAAGTTGGTTAGACCCATTTGAGCACTAACAACATAACCTTTTTCTTTCTTATCGCCGTAATCATAGTCAGCTTCTTGATATAAAGCACCTAGGGTTACAGGGAAGCCTGAGTTGAAAGTAGCTAGGTCTAAAGTAGCGGTACCACGGATTAAATCACCACCGTTAAATTTAGTTACGTATACATCATTACCTTCATCATCCACTTTAGGTGATCCATCAGTATTGAATACTTGCAGCTCAACATCACTACGAAGGTTTAAATCTTTTTCATAGGCAAGACCGAAAGTATAACCAGCACCTTGGTCAAACATTAATGAAGCACCCCAACCAGTGTTTTTCTCACCAGCATAGTCGTCGTCATTGGCATACATAGCAGCAAATTGTACTGGTACGCCATCAAATTTCGGTGCCATCCAAACGATAGAGTTTGAGATACGGCCACTATCTGCCATATTTAAGGCAGCAACTTTTTGCTCTTCTCCTAGTTTAGTAGAACCTAAGTTATCCCAATAACCTTCGTTTACTACTACGTTGTTGATGTAGTCAGTAGTTGACTGGTTTTTACCGGCACGGAACTCACCAAATGAGTTGTTTTTTAAACCTAAGTAAGTGTCACGGTTTTGGAAAGACTGATGGTCATCACCGTCTACATCAATACCGTATTCTAATTGGTATACCACGTCAGTATTAGCAGATAATGGCTCTAAGCCTTTGAAACCTACGCGTGAACCTTGCGAGCTGATCTCAACACCATTCTCATCATACTTCTCGTTACCACCTTTAAGTTCTTCATCAACGTAGTCAGCTGTTAAAAAGATTTTTCCGTAAACGGTAGGAGCAGCGTTAGCCACAGATACAGATAGAGCAGCAACAGCTGATGCTAAAAGTAGTTTTTTCATGGGGTAAATCTCCACTTTACAATTTTAGTTATGGGCTGCCCTAGTCAGCTAACGCCCAATATGTTCAAAGATTTCTAACTTAATTACAGTATCCAATATTTGGAAATGCATTGTTTAGAACTGGATTAAATATCAGTATGGCAACAAAGTGTGACAAAACTGTTAAAGTAAGTAACTTAAGTCCTAATTATTTAAGCAACTTCCCTATTCAAGAAGCTAACAACGGATAAGCTTCTGTTACATCACTCACCAAACTCATACCTCATTTATAAGCATATCAACTTTGAAATAATTTGCAACATTTATTTGTGGATTTTATTGACACAATTTAGCTACTAATTAAATTAAGTTGTTGAAATAAAAAACAATAATAACCCTAAATAATTTGTTAAGCAGGTATTTATAAGCTAGGTATAGGTTTATTTTTACCTCTAATCGGTCAGTTTTTGACTAAAATTCAGGTCATATAAGCCTAAAGCTGTACATAATATGGGTTTACAAATGTTCTATTTTAGGGTTGAACAACTTATTGGTTACTATTTTTTAGGATAAATAAACAAAGTATGTCTCTAAATATGACCAGCTTATGCCGAGTATAGCGTGATATATAGTATAGATAAAAACAAATATGACTACTTTTGTATTAGATAAATTAAGACTAATGATACTGGCTAAGTATGTTGACTCAGGTTACTAGTTATCTTTCATACTCAGCATTATATCTGCCTAGGGTCACCTATTACCGCTGTGTATTGCGTACTATATATACCAAACCCCAGAAACTTTAAAAAAATTAACCAATAAGTCATCTAATTACGAGTGTTCTGAGCCATACTG
Protein-coding sequences here:
- a CDS encoding CTP synthase gives rise to the protein MTKFIFVTGGVVSSLGKGITAASLAAVLEARGLKVTMTKMDPYINVDPGTMSPFQHGEVFVTEDGAETDLDLGYYERFLRHSKMSKTNNFTSGRIYQTVLNKERRGDYLGGTVQVIPHITDEIKHRIHASGEGHDIAIIEIGGTVGDIESLPFMEAVRQMQVELGRNRAMLMHLTLVPYISSAGETKTKPTQHSVKELRSIGLQPDVLICRSEHAIGEENRRKIALFTNVEERAVITCEDADTIYQIPRTLYEQDLDDIICERFGIDAPEADLSDWDKVVDGLLNAQGKVTVAIVGKYVELPDAYKSINEALLHAGITHKTQVEIDYVDAEALETDDSLLARLEQADSILVPGGFGERGKLGKMRAIKFARENKVPYLGICLGMQLAVIEYATNVLGLAADSTEFNRKAAEPIIGLITEWLDEKGELQVRTDDSDLGGTMRLGSQKAELVEGSKLHQIYGAKLITERHRHRYEMNNRYIEPLEQAGMSISGYSAKQHLVESVEIADHPWFIGVQFHPEFTSSPREGHPLFASFVKAAIDHQNI
- a CDS encoding porin, whose translation is MKKLLLASAVAALSVSVANAAPTVYGKIFLTADYVDEELKGGNEKYDENGVEISSQGSRVGFKGLEPLSANTDVVYQLEYGIDVDGDDHQSFQNRDTYLGLKNNSFGEFRAGKNQSTTDYINNVVVNEGYWDNLGSTKLGEEQKVAALNMADSGRISNSIVWMAPKFDGVPVQFAAMYANDDDYAGEKNTGWGASLMFDQGAGYTFGLAYEKDLNLRSDVELQVFNTDGSPKVDDEGNDVYVTKFNGGDLIRGTATLDLATFNSGFPVTLGALYQEADYDYGDKKEKGYVVSAQMGLTNFAKPATIYAQYNNTSNLYGQNGFDSDQIVVGGKYYYQKNMIAHAYIGQNDADYDNVDGKVFAVGGGLEYKF